The nucleotide window AATGGATTGCTTGAACAGCCATTCTTACTAACGCATCAGGTCCTCTACTCTTCTGCAGAAATGACCTCatgttttttttgaaaatggtaatggtgtattcttcagcattaaggagATGCTGGTGACCTGCAAACAGAGGGGagcaaaagaagagaaaaataaaataaaataaatatttacaagGGACCTCATGTTTATTTCATGCTGTACCAATTATAGACAGCATGCTAAATCCAATCTGTATAGGATAGCTTGCACTGACTTGCCACTAGCATGTCTAACAGCCTACATCACTTCTTCATGCCAATCCAGAGATACCCTTTGAATGGCCAGCCATGAGAGCAGCCTATCCCAAACGGCAGCTGAGTACTGGCACTTGAAGAACAAATTGTCCAGGCTCTCATCAGTGTCGGTGCAAAGAAGGTAGGGCATGTCAGGTAGAATACTCTATTTGGCCTATATTTAGGTAGGAGTCTTCTCCAAACAGCCATCTAGGTGCCCCATGGTTGTTGGATAGTAACTTCATCCCCTTCACTATAGTGTAGTGTCCCCCCTCAGCTTATAATGGACAGTTTCTGTGCTGAATTTAGTCATAGCAGCAACATCCTGCTCCTCATAGCCAGCTGCTTCCATAGTTCTTTTGGCATTGAGGATCTTTTTGATCATCCATGAGGCTTGGTTATCATGAACATTCCATGTACTGTCTCCTTCAATGAAGTAGGTATGGAACCATTGGATCCATAACCTGTCCTTATTCAAACACTGAGTGCTTACAAATGGCAGCTCTATTCCAATCAATCATAtctaaaaaatcaaaaccaCCCGCTGTCTTTGGGATACATAACTTTTCCCAAGCTATCAAAGCCTTTTTGAGGGCTCAGCACCCCCAGCCCATGGGAATCCTTACACAAGGACTCTGCAAAGTGAATCATTTTCTTGGGCAGAATAAAAACTTGTAACCAAAAGTTTTGGACAGAGAACAAGACAGATTTGATTAATTGTACCTTACCAGCATAGGATAGGAATCTAGAGGCACAAGGCTTAGTTTTGTCCATCATCTTATCTATAAGGGGCTTGTACTGAGTCACTGAGGTTTTCTTTTAGGTGAGGCCGTGAGGGGTATACCTTGGTACTTGAAAGAAGAGCACCTTTTGTAAATCCCAGAAGCTGTAGTATAGCTGCTTGGTCAGCCACATTTACACCTCCAAAATAAATGAAGCTCTTCTCAGTTCGCAAGACCAGAAGCACTAGAGAAGGCAGTAATACAGTCACATAGAGACAGATTTAAGGTCACCCCTGCAAAAAAGCAACAAGTTATCTGCAAACCCAAGGTATGCACAATTTCTCACACTTGGGATGAAAATTAAAATCAGGTTGCTTCTTCAAGGTTTTCAGCCGTCTATTCAAGTATTCCATGGGTAATACAAAAAGGAATGCGGACAAGGGGTCTCCGTGCCTTAGACCCTTCTTGGCATGGGAAGGGGTGCCACTAATAAGTGTAAAATGTGAAGCTGTGGTAACACGGGTCATAATCCAGCTTATGAGCTGTGTGGGAAAGCTCAAAGCCTTGAGAACTTGTTGTGGGAAGGTCCATTCAATGGATTCTTAAGCTTTCTTCATGTCAATCTTCAGCATACACCTAGTTAGATCTTTTTCCTCCCATACCATTTAATGAGGTCACGGCACATAATAATGTTATCAGTAATCACACTACCACTCTACCAGGGATAAAATTGCATCCACCAATCCATCCATCACCTTCTGCATCCTGTGGGTCAGTATCTTTGAGATAAGTTTGTATAAGATAGTACAACATGATATTGGCCTGTACTCAGTGATCTTAGTTGGGTTCTGCACCTTGGGAATCAGTGTTACTGTAGTAGGCTTGAACATTGATCCAGTAGAGAAGAATCCCAAGACTGCATAAGTGAACTCTCCAATAACANccccccccccccccccccccccctcttttGAAAAAGCATGCATTGTAGAACATCACAACCAGGAGCTTTTGAGTCCTTGTCCCTTGTTTGGACAAAACAACTCCCACAGCTTCATTGGTCTTTTGCTGGCTTGGCAAAATCTGAACTGCACTAGGCGAAGCAATCTTTCTTGAGCTCGCCGAGCTACTAGGTCCTCCCACTACAACAGGCATATTAATATGAAGATGGATTCAACAAATCGTGGAGGCCAAGCTTCAGTGACAGAGCTTCCTTGGTCCGGTACTCCAGTGGAACCTTACCATTCCCTTTTCCTATGGGTCCTTTCGCACTGTTGCCTCCTTCCCAAGCCTGCATGTTCTTCCCAGGTCCAAGATCGTTAGGTTGCCCTTTGCGTGGCCGTCCTCTGGGCATTTCTGGCCAAGGTGCTCATGTGCTCCGAGAGATTTTTCTTAGTACTTTAGTTGCTCTATCTTTTAGCATACCTTTAATTTTAGATATCAATTGGAAGTGAATTACCTTATGTGCTTCCTTGGAAACCAGGTCCACAACACACACTATTAGAGCATTATAATTGACGTTTCTCCTTTACAGTAAATGTGGAAATCCAAGCACTATAATTGATGTTTCTCCTGTAAGGGAGCAGTTGTAATACTAAATGTGGATAATCCTACATACTTATACCCTTGTGCAAGTTTATGTCTTGAATCACAAGAGTTAACTTCCTCAAGATTCTATGTGAATTCTAATTTGTGTATTTGTAGCTCAATAAATATGTGTTTGAGAAACCATATTTTGTAGCTTACTTTTAAGAATTATTCTAAGTTTGTATCATTGTCCTGTTACTCCTTTTGACAATTACTTAGCTAGATAAAATGCTTCTGTATTCAGGAGGATTGACTTTCTAAAGCTCAGGAATTATTGTGCTCAATTTTGTAGTTTCAATAATCTATGTAGCTTGAGCCTTAGAACACTATGCTTGTTCGCAAATGTTAAAAAGAAATGTAAGTACAGCAGGTGGAATTTTCATGCATCATTATCAATAATAGTAGCTTTGTAGAGGATGGTATTGCCAACTCTGTTCAGAGTTTCAGCATTCAAATTTACTGTTTTGACCTGTGATTTTATTCTTATATGCCATATAATAAAATTCTCAGATGTTATTAAGGACTTCTTGCTCTTCCCAGAAATGTAATCTATCCTTGCCACGTGGATTACTTTAATGAAAATGTAACCCGCATTTTTCCTCGCACTTGTTGCTTCCTTGTCAAAGCACAAAGCATAACCTAGTTagataaatagaaagaaaaaaaagcttAGCACTTTTTGTGGTGTTAGTCTTAGTCAGGTATTGTAGGAGTTGTTACTCCTACTCCGCATTACAGGTATTGTAAGTAGCTTttgataatatatttgttgaCTCCATCTTCATACCTTGAAGGAGTTTGAATAACTGCTCGCGGACATTGCTGGAGGATTTACCCCTTGATGTTTTTACTTACTACAGGAAAATAGATTTCTCCAGAAAATGGCGCCATTTCAACCTTCCCCTCTGGATTGGCATGTTGTGCCGGGAACTGCAACCACTCCTGTTGTGAAGAGAGTCATAAGACTGGATGTTCCTGTGGAGAATTTCCCGAATGTATGTGAACCTTATGAGGGTGGTGTTTCATgttcctctttttcttcctaAATTTTGAAACAGATCTTGACCAAGTTAAAACCATGCAGTATAATTTTGTCGGTCGAATTTTGGGACCACGTGGGAATTCCCTAAAGAGAGTTGAAGCCATTACAGAGTGTAGAGTCTACATCAGAGGACAGGGCTCAGTCAAGGACTCTATCAAGGTATTAGGCCCTTTTATTCTTCTCACTCAATGTTTGTTGTAAGAGCAAGCTTGAATAAACTTAGATTTACTATGACTTGCTTCATGAGGGCCTATAAGAGAAGTGTTTTCTGTCACACACACATAcatcttttgtttttgtctgAAAATGACAACTCCGAAATGGTTTGTCAAAATAATGCTTAATTCTTAAAGTggattttttgagttttggttGACAAACTTACCTGGTACTTGTGTTGGTGGAGGTAACAAGTAGCTTAAACttataatttagttttaaattgCTTTTTTGCATTGTTATTTTTTCCCTCCTGTAGGAAGAGAAATTGAAAGATAAACCTGGGTATGAGCACCTCAAAGAGCCACTACATCTCCTGGTGGAGGCTGAATTTCCGGAAGACATCATTGACGCCCGCATTGATCATGCAGTGTCGATCCTAGAGAACCTGTTAAAGCCTGTGGTACGAGTTAAAACGATATAGTTGCCATTTGCCATCATTTGCTTCCAACTTTTATCTAGCCCTTTGACTCTTTTCTCCCTCGTTTTTCCTGTATCAGGATGAATCTGTGGATGTTTATAAGAAGCAACAATTAAGAGAATTGGCCATGCTAAATGGCACACTAAGGGAAGAAAGCCCAAGCATGAGTCCCCGAATGAGCCCTAGCATGTCTCCATTTAGTAATACAGGAATGAAACGAGCAAAGACGGGAAGATGACAACTAATTACTGAAATGCTGCTTGTCTAGTGATCGACACAGATGATAGCTTGTCTGCCCGATTAGGAAGACTTCCCAAGTTTGCTTCTGGCACAGAATGCAGGAATCCTTCAGACAGATTCTTTAGATATAGGCGTAAtgtttattatttctttttctgtaaCCATCTTTCCTAGAGGTATTGACCTGTAGTCTTAATCTAGGTTTAGTGGTCAATGTGTTAAATCAATCAGAATAATCTGTTTCTTATTCGATACTTGTGAGATTcatgtattattttaattattgcAGGTCAACTGCTTCAACTTCTGAATAAATATATTGAGAACAGAAGTTTGACAAGATATGCTGAATATTTTGCTTTAAATTATACCAATACTTCAGTTCCTTGCTTTAGGGTCACTGATGTTAGTTCAACTTTAACCTGCAGTCTTGTTTGTTCAATGGCTTGTCCTTCCGTTgtgaaaaatagtaaaattttcaTTGATGAAATGTGACTTCATATTTAGAGGATACAACATTTAACACatacaaaaaacaaaatatatttaaggcCTAGTGATACATCAGAGGGTGCAAAAGCAAATTTGCACAACTTGAAGTACAGTTTAGCTCATTTGAGCTTTGATTAAAATTATTCCTCAATTTTAAAGCAATCTAACAAGCTGCAAACACCTACTACACAACTATTACAGAGTGAAATTGTGACGGATGAATTACAATCCTCATTTTGGAGGGTGACGTTTGGCAATATCTGTTATCCATCGATCGCTGTACCCAAAAAACAGAATGCATGATAGTTTTGGTTCTGCTAACACTGATACATATTTCTACAAATTGTGGAATGAAGATTTCTCTTGATTTATGTCAATATTCTGGAATCAATCCAACCCATTGTCATCATTGAATCAAGAATCTGGATTGAAGATATTACTTACATCTGCACACAACGAGATGATATCAGGTAAATAGTAAGTGGAAGCAAAAGTGAGATGCAATAAGCGAATAAGACTGATCGTTCCAAATAGTTGACAGCCTTTGCATATTATCACAGTTTGAGCAGATATTGAATACAAACAAATAACATATAGTCattcaaaaagaaatagaaaaagatacTTCCTCATCAGCATGACCACTTCATGTCCACACAGGCTGACACTCGAGCCTAAACAGTAACATGATAATATAATAGCCAAATTACAAAAGATTAAAAGAAACTACGTAGAATATACCACGTGCACATCAAACACTTGTCCAGGTCCTCCTGGGGAATAACCCCTAGGAGTCAAGACCAAATCAAAGCATACAGGGAACTATGTTACTGATATAGCATAATAACAGGGTGCATATAAGCTCATGGATATAAAATCTGATACAGGCACAGACCTTAACATTTGTAACGAAAACTATTAGAGCATATATGCCAGTCATTAAATTTACAGAGCACACATAAGctaataacttataaaatctgATAAGTTCCACATTCCATAATCGTTTGCCAAGATAGACAACCTCAACACAGGATAACTGAAAATCTGGGTAAAAGAATTTAGtaaaggagaaacataaaaTTGTGTTGCAATTATATTTGGCAAAAGAAAGCAAGCCATATATCACTCATCTTGATACAATTTTGAGATTAGCTAAAGGGAACTACGTTACTGATAAAGCATAGCAACAATAAAGACTAGATAGCTTGATTGCCTGCAACTTGGTACAAAAAGGAAATAGAAGAAGACTGCAAAAAGATAAAGCATCCTACAGAAATTATGAATGAACTTACATGAAAACATgagtaaagactacccatttaGCATATCTATACAGTAATAAACATTAGGAAGGTGCACAATGAGTAATATTTGCTCCTTCCTTCCCATTTTTTATATGACAGTTCGGCAGAGCAAATTGGCTGAAAGAGTTACTTTGCTCAGGTATGACATCAGTAATGCTAGATAAAAGCAATTCTCATATCATGCTGAAGTTTTTGTACAAGATTACTTCCGGAGACAGCAGAACTACACAGTTTAAAGTTTAAGCTACAATTTTTCCATGCAGTTGATCAGAGTTAGTAGTTTTGAACATTTTGAAACACTCAAAAAAACCCGAATGATCTTCTTAAATGGTAAGAAGGGTATGTGCTAACAACATTATGCTCATTCACCAAACAATAATTCCAAAATTCCATGTAAAAGCTAGGAGTAGAAAGCAGAGCAACATTTCCAAGAGAGTACAATAAGGAGCCTCACCTCAGTACATTGATTGTTAACATCTGACACAAATTTAATCCCGAAGACCCAGCTCAAGCTCAAGCTCATCATCTTCTTCGAACAACTTTAGCAGACGAGCATACTGCTCTTCACGCTTCTTCTTTTGCCAAAacttgaaaaggaaaaatgacagAAGCACTACTGCCACAAGGGCAAGGCATACAATGAGTACAGTTGACCCAGTGTTACTGCTGGATGCAGCATGAGTATCAACTTTTGTTCCATTTTTTGGATTTAAAGAATCGTCTGAAAAGCCTGAAAGTAAAACACACACATATAAACAATCAAACCGACAAAACGGAAACAAATTCAAGTATACAGATGCTTGTCATAAAAATGTAGCCATAAACAGGTTTGATGGGTGCGTTCCTGGGTATCTTTGAACAAGGACAAAAGAACATAAAATGGTAGCAACACCTATGGGGAGCTAGATTTTCAAGCATATTGATTCCATGTCAAGGACGGACAAATTGTGGAACCCCTAGTTGAGCTCAAATCTTTTCCACAACAACACTGACTCTCCCTTTTATGTCCCAGAAACATAGAAGATGGTGCTAGAGTGAATGATGTGGTGAAGAGAATACAAATGATGAATATTAGACATATAGGAATGGATACTAAATTCACAAGAAGCAAACGATGGAACTGGGAGCAGTCAAGAGTCAAGGTAAGGGATGGACAAATAGAAGTGTCTAAGCCTTACTGGGGCTTACTCAATTAATGGAACCATGTCATGCCTGTAATGAAATCTTCtattacttcatcaaaaataaataaataatggaaCCATGTCGGGGCAGTCATTACTAGTGGATGGAATGCACATTACAATATATAAGCTTGAGTGTGAAGAAATCAACAAAGACAGTGGTCTCTTTCTACAACGCCCAGCTGGGACACATTGATTAAAATTATGGTCTGCTGGCATAGTCAGAAAGCTTATCCTGCAGTGATCTCTCATGTAAACCGGTACGACTAGTTAATCATACTCATTTTCCTTGTAAATTTTGCAACTTCAACAACCTACTGGGAAGTGCTTCAGATTTTTCCTTTCCACAGATAGCCTTTTTATTGGTGAGTGCTTAGGTGACATTGTCAGCATATTTGGCAAATTGATTGGACTAATCCTCAAAAGTTTTTGATTGAGAGTGGAGGTCGTGATTAACTCTAGGCAGAAAGGTATAGCATATTGTTCTCACCTACTAGCAATCATTTACCAAAAGCCAAATTATTAACATGATATTTTCATTACCTTTTCAGGATCTTTTTCcattcctcaatttctcctccatTGTTTACAAATTTGAGGTATGCAAGCGGGATCAACTAACAACTATCTTCTTACAAACATAGTTTTCTCATTGTCCCATTTACGAGCTATAAGGGTATATTCCTAATTGGTTGATATTTGCATGTAGTTCTACCCAAAATAGTAAAGTATACTGCATACCCTTGGAAAATCAGAAATGGTAGAGACATAGCAAACACAAGGAAAAACCTATCTCGTTGGACAAAAGACGACGTTCAACTACCCACTAACCTACCACCCTAAGCTACCTCCTCAGGAAGCTGGGATGCGAcatgtcttgtctaatcaccaaccccaatacttcttcgacctacctctacctctcatGAAGCTCACCACAGCCAACCTCTCACCTCCTCATTGGAGCATCTGCacctcttcacatgtccaaaccacaGTAATTCATTTCACcaccaaccaaaaaaaaaagaaaaaagaatctgAAGCTGTAATTGAGTTGTTGTAACATCAAGACAAGatcatcttcattttcttgaatttgtcACAACactccatttttctcaaaactagACAGAGACAAATGACAACCTTTTCACACACAACCCTTATCCTAAATACGACAGTAAAAGCAATAGTAAATTAGGAATTCATCTTAGCTTCCTATGTACGCAATCTTTATTCTTATTATGTTTTAttaagtacaatttttttttgcacatTTTCAATTacaattcttgaaaaagaaagaggGTTAATGATATCGAATTGAATCGAGATCGATAATTGACACTCTTATTTCCGAATTCCAAACTCATCATTCTTCCTTAAACACAAGGGATCTATGAGAAACATTTACTAGTACGAAATAACCCATTAAAACAATCATATAACAAAAACAGAAtcggaaaaaaaagaaggaaaatcaagatCTGGGTGATTGCATGCAAACCTGTTATGAATTGATGAGAAAACGaaaggaagaagagaagaaaggaaattgatcTCCCATTAGAGACCCCTCTCATCTCCCTGTTTTGCTTTTTTTCTCTATGCTTTCTTTCCTCTCTCGCTATCAAACACCTTTTCTTGTCTAATAGTATTATCGTCCGCTTTTTCTCTtctgttttcttctttcttctatttttctgtTATCTAAGACAAATACTTTTGTCCTTTTTCTTGGTACAATATATTTACCGTTTGGACATAAATACTAGTAATACTCTTTTAAGAAATtgcaaattaaatatttttgttttattaaattatcgttattaatgatattttgaaaattcgaAAGAATCACAAGggtatagttaaaaaaaaaaagcaattaaTTTGctcttaagaaataattttaacatagtgaACTAGTAAATAAAAGATCATGGACCATAAGTCGGGTGCTTAACAAAGTTATGATGTACGCATACATTACTTATATCTTTGAGTACGGCACGATTAGACTACCTTCTAacgttttaatttaatttttgacctaATATCTTCCTATCTAAAGTTGAGTccttaattaattgaaattgtgttatattttgtttaatcaCCTCCCTCAATTCTTTGTCGACCTATCTTTACCTTTCCTAACCCTTGCTAAAATCAACCTCTCACNccccccccccccgcccctCCTCACTGATACATACATCTTCACACCTCCTCTTCATATGTTTAAACTATATCAGTCTCACTTTCCTTATTATATCGATCACAAATACTATTTCCACCTATTGTAGTTACATTTAACTTTGTTCTTAATCATATTCCTTCTAATATGGCCACACACCTTCATCTTctaaacataaatatttttgattcaCACACTTTGCCTAATATAATAGTAACTTTGTATAACTTACTAACccttaaaaaaaagacaataatACATTATTCCTATAATTAAGATAATTTCGACTTAATGTAAtctaaacttaaaaataaaattggataaAGTGTGCTATTTATCGGCAAAAATAATCTCAATTTTATACGTGGGATTTTTGTCGAAAATCTTGAAGGTCAGAAAAGGAGTAACTGCAGCAAACTTGGCATGCATGTCAAACGACTCGGTAACAATGGCGTGGTGGAGAACTGATAAAGGAAGGCCAATAATGGTACTAGCATTTTCAGTTTCGGATTTGAGAAGTACTTCTAACTATGTCTCCGGAGCTTGAACGGAATACCAGATCCGGGCACCGGCTAATATTTCTGGTTTATAGCTCCTTCAGGCAAATGGAATTCTTTTtcaggtaattttttttttttgataattttgcaATGTTCCAGTgagaaaaaatagaagatagagggtgtgtttggtatgaaggaaaatgttttcctcgaaaacaagttgatttttgacttattttctcatgtttggttggtgagtagaaaatattttccgaaaaagatttttagtgtttgatttatgaatgattttttttttttgagaaatatcttttatttttaccagggtagaaaataatttttgaaattgaaaatattttttaaaaacaaacttaaatttttttgggggtggggtgggggtgggttgagggtaggggtgaaaaattgaaattttgaagttgaaaatattttttaaaaacaaaNNNNNNNNNNNNNNNNNNNNNNNNNNNNNNNNNNNNNNNNNNNNNNNNNNNNNNNNNNNNNNNNNNNNNNNNNNNNNNNNNNNNNNNNNNNNNNNNNNNNNNNNNNNNNNNNNNNNNNNNNNNNNNNNNNNNNNNNNNNNNNNNNNNNNNNNNNNNNNNNNNNNNNNNNNNNNNNNNNNNNNNNNNNNNNNNNNNNNNNNNNNNNNNNNNNNNNNNNNNNNNNNNNNNNNNNNNNNNNNNNNNNNNNNNNNNNNNNNNNNNNNNNNNNNNNNNNNNNNNNNNNNNNNNNNNNNNNNNNNNNNNNNNNNNNNNNNNNNNNNNNNNNNNNNNNNNNNNNNNNNNNNNNNNNNNNNNNNNNNNNNNNNNNNNNNNNNNNNNNNNNNNNNNNNNNNNNNNNNNNNNNNNNNNNNNNNNNNNNNNNNNNNNNNNNNNNNNNNNNNNNNNNNNNNNNNNNNNNNNNNNNNNNNNNNNNNNNNNNNNNNNNNNNNNNNNNNNNNNNNNNNNNNNNNNNNNNNNNNNNNNNNNNNNNNNNNNNNNNNNNNNNNNNNNNNNNNNNNNNNNNNNNNNNNNNNNNNNNNNNNNNNNNNNNNNNNNNNNNNNNNNNNNNNNNNNNNNGGGGTGAGggtgggtaaaaaaattgaatttaaaaacaagctttaaattatttttttttgggggaggGGGTTTGGttgggggctggtttgagggtagggacaaaataaattgatttttttaacaaaaaagtaattatagtttgaagttggaagagagttttggaaaatgttttccttaagttttgaaggaaagtcattttccttaaacttgagaaaaatgagttgatttggaaaatattttccaaaacatttaacccaaccaaacatgagaaaattgaaaaacattttccgaaaaatgttttccatcataccaaacacacccagaATGCTTGTTTGTTCTCTTTTCTGTTTTTCATAAATTACGATTTACGGCCTAAATTTACAAATTACAACATTCTCATTGATCCCCACAGTTAGGGGTTAATTTCTCAAATTGCTGCTCAGCTCTGGAAGTCACGTTTTTGAGTGACCATTGGAGAAATTAATTCTACAATTAGGGCAAAGTTAGTGCATTCATAATTCATTTGATTCCTTAAGACCACATTAAGTAGAATACAAACATGCTAGCTGCACTATTCTAAGCTTGACCTGTACCAATACCTCATTATTGCAATGCAGGCTCTGCGTGTTAGATTGTTTATGGGTTTTGACCTTTGGTGATGATCAGGTGCAAATTGCCTATTTTTTGGGGGCAAAGtaagttattttaaatcattGACCACACATTCATTTACAAGTTGCCTATTTTTTGGGGGCAAAGtaagttattttaaatcattGACCACACATTCATTTGCAAGttgcctatttttttttaagagcaAGTCATTCttaatcaacaacaacatatcaagTGTAGTCCCACAAGTTTGGTCTGGGAAGGATgacagtggcggagccaggaaTTTCACAAAAGGCGGTTAGAAATAACACAACAAAAGCTATTTTCAAAAAGTAGAACTAGTGAGATTCGAACATACAAACACTTCTTCATTCCAAGGAGGTGCTATAACAACTTGTTATGTTAAGGGTGtctaaaatatgttatttaatcatttcgtatatcattttacttgtatatacgaTATTTTTTCCCGACAAACACTATGTGGCTACGCCACCGAAGGATGTTGTGTACACAACCTTAGCCCTCTAACTTGTGAAGGTAGTGAGGCTAAGTCATTCTTAATCATTGTTCATATTATCATATGCAAATTTCCTAGCTTTCAAATAAAGCAAGTTGTTTTTATACATTGACcaaacaatttttatttcattgttctttcttttataaattcatAATCATGTAAAACACGCAATAGATTCTTTGGTCAATGACCGAAAATGCTAACTACCCCATATAATTACATAATGGAATATAGTTTTAATTGTCAAGCTGTTTAGAACTTTTAATAAGATTATTCCTAATATTATTTGCTTATCAGCAAAGATATTCATACAGTTAGTAGCTGTCatagttttctatatatttGGAGGGTATTCTGACTTTGCCTAGCACACAAAGTAAGAGAAGAGAGAGACTTTGAAGATGGAGGCAAATTCTAACTCTGCTGTGCCACTCTGTACTCCTTACAAACTGGGGAGATTCGAACTCACTCATAGGTCCAGTATATACACGTCATTTTCATCAGTTACCTTTGTTTTTTACCTTCATAGTATTATCGAGCCTAGAAGAATTAGCTCTTTAAACGCAATAATTGTCGTATATTTAGACTCTTAACATAGGATATTATAACTCTTGAATATTGCAGAATAGTTTTTCCAGCACTTACGAGGAACAGATCACAAAATAATACTCCACAGCCACATGTAACTGAATACTATTCTCAAAGAGCTACTAATGGAGGTCTTGTCATTTCTGAAGCAGCTGCTGCATCTGATATTTCTAAGGAGTACGTAGATTACCCCTCTCTTTCTCCTCCCAAAATAAGATAGTTTTCATGTATTTCTATATCATATGAAATCGAGTAAAGCATGTTCAATTCTAGTTGAGCACAAAAATACAACTCCACTTAAacacatatataaaaattaaaagccAAGTACGTTCTGGGATATCTAACTACACTAGTGATTGATGCCCAGACATTAGTATTCAAACATGATTCTGATCGCAAAATGAATAATTAAGCTCAATTACTAATAATCAAATCCTCAAGAACTATACATGATGTTTTGCACTGTTCTCCCTTATTGTCGTTTTTCCTATTCATAACTATTCTGATTTTGCTgcacttgagctgaggg belongs to Solanum stenotomum isolate F172 chromosome 1, ASM1918654v1, whole genome shotgun sequence and includes:
- the LOC125844392 gene encoding KH domain-containing protein At1g09660/At1g09670; protein product: MNLENRIPHGSYFQYSPTRIHGPLQRSSSLTDRERYLAELLGERQKLGPFMQILPICSRLLNQEIMRATALLSNQFVDQERMGQESPHRSVSQHMNGGQINMGAWSAMQTEENRFLQKMAPFQPSPLDWHVVPGTATTPVVKRVIRLDVPVENFPNYNFVGRILGPRGNSLKRVEAITECRVYIRGQGSVKDSIKEEKLKDKPGYEHLKEPLHLLVEAEFPEDIIDARIDHAVSILENLLKPVDESVDVYKKQQLRELAMLNGTLREESPSMSPRMSPSMSPFSNTGMKRAKTGR
- the LOC125844440 gene encoding uncharacterized protein LOC125844440, whose protein sequence is MRGVSNGRSISFLLFFLSFSHQFITGFSDDSLNPKNGTKVDTHAASSSNTGSTVLIVCLALVAVVLLSFFLFKFWQKKKREEQYARLLKLFEEDDELELELGLRD